A genomic stretch from Chitinophaga lutea includes:
- a CDS encoding cob(I)yrinic acid a,c-diamide adenosyltransferase: protein MAMKIYTKTGDKGKTSLIGGTKVAKSHLRIETYGTVDELNSWLGLVNDYMEETAVKTLIREIQDRLFTVGASLATDPDKDTKMKIPDLHEADVQVLENSIDQMNTVLPEMKFFVLPGGHKAVSHCHIARCVCRRAERLCVNMQEQDMHVEPLVLQYLNRLSDYLFVLARYVGHQLQAEEIPWRPRV from the coding sequence ATGGCAATGAAGATATACACCAAAACGGGCGACAAAGGCAAAACCTCCCTGATCGGCGGCACCAAAGTTGCCAAGAGCCACCTCCGGATCGAAACGTACGGCACGGTAGACGAATTGAATTCCTGGCTGGGGCTGGTGAACGATTATATGGAAGAAACCGCCGTAAAGACGCTCATCCGCGAGATACAGGACCGCCTCTTTACGGTGGGCGCTTCGCTGGCCACGGACCCGGATAAAGACACCAAAATGAAAATCCCCGACCTGCATGAGGCCGACGTGCAGGTGCTCGAAAACAGCATCGACCAGATGAATACCGTATTGCCCGAAATGAAATTTTTTGTGCTGCCCGGCGGCCACAAAGCCGTGTCGCACTGCCACATCGCCCGCTGTGTATGCAGGCGCGCGGAAAGGCTGTGTGTGAACATGCAGGAACAGGATATGCACGTGGAACCGCTGGTGCTGCAGTACCTCAACCGGCTGAGCGATTACCTGTTCGTACTGGCGCGGTATGTGGGCCATCAGTTGCAGGCGGAAGAAATCCCCTGGCGGCCGCGGGTATAA
- a CDS encoding TapB family protein, giving the protein MKRLWITATFFLTALAVAAQDCRSYYYMVSNSEVEMTVFNGEGASIGKQHFKIADVKKEGGDLVSSFTSVFSGKDGKTITSGQGTFKCNGNGIFVDMKMNMPSMPGGKGAGSAKTSAAYLSYPGTLSVGQKLSDGNFSMDTEANGMKMKMDYAVKDRKVTGKEKVTTPAGTWDCYKITYAASFKMNMMGKDMEMPFNAAEWFAPGFGVVKTVNYGKEGNKVMGSTEITKVVK; this is encoded by the coding sequence ATGAAACGTCTCTGGATAACTGCCACGTTTTTTCTGACTGCTCTCGCTGTTGCTGCGCAGGATTGCAGGAGTTATTACTACATGGTGTCCAACTCGGAAGTGGAAATGACCGTTTTTAACGGCGAAGGCGCTTCCATTGGCAAGCAGCATTTTAAGATAGCCGATGTCAAAAAAGAAGGGGGAGACCTGGTTTCCTCCTTCACGTCTGTTTTTTCGGGGAAAGACGGGAAAACCATCACATCCGGCCAGGGTACTTTCAAATGCAACGGCAACGGCATTTTTGTGGACATGAAAATGAACATGCCTTCCATGCCGGGCGGCAAGGGAGCCGGTTCAGCCAAAACCTCCGCTGCCTACCTCAGTTATCCCGGAACGCTGTCTGTGGGGCAGAAGTTGTCCGATGGTAATTTCAGCATGGATACCGAGGCCAACGGCATGAAGATGAAGATGGATTACGCGGTGAAAGACCGCAAGGTGACGGGGAAAGAGAAAGTGACCACGCCGGCCGGTACCTGGGACTGTTACAAAATCACCTATGCCGCCAGTTTCAAAATGAACATGATGGGAAAAGACATGGAAATGCCTTTCAACGCAGCGGAATGGTTCGCGCCGGGCTTTGGTGTGGTGAAAACCGTGAATTACGGGAAAGAAGGCAATAAGGTGATGGGCAGCACCGAAATCACGAAAGTAGTCAAGTAG
- a CDS encoding TapB family protein — translation MKCFLLSLTCLLAAGTVAAQDCNKYFYSTPQASAEISLYNIGGLPDGKAVYKVESVKNDKGVVMANIRATLTDRTGRTVSKGSFDFKCDSTGASVDVQQYFVYMPLISYRIAAMPTGGYLRYPAVLSVGTKLPDGYVRTEATVNGKKMKLHYQIKNRKVVGKEKITTPAGTWTCCVITYDANSSLDGPGDGGSASQLGGREWFAPGFGVVKTHHLSPGGKSKEPYGTQVLTKLTK, via the coding sequence ATGAAATGTTTCCTGTTATCTCTTACCTGTCTGCTGGCGGCAGGGACCGTTGCCGCACAGGACTGCAACAAATATTTTTACAGCACGCCGCAGGCCTCCGCGGAAATTTCTCTTTATAACATTGGCGGCCTGCCGGATGGGAAAGCTGTGTATAAGGTGGAAAGCGTGAAAAATGACAAGGGGGTAGTGATGGCTAATATCCGGGCAACGCTGACCGACAGGACCGGCAGAACGGTTTCCAAAGGCAGTTTTGATTTTAAATGCGATAGTACGGGCGCTTCGGTGGACGTACAGCAGTATTTTGTGTATATGCCCCTGATCAGCTACAGGATTGCCGCAATGCCTACCGGCGGCTATCTCAGGTATCCGGCGGTGTTGTCGGTGGGAACGAAATTGCCGGATGGCTATGTGCGCACGGAAGCGACCGTGAATGGCAAAAAAATGAAGCTGCACTACCAGATAAAGAACAGGAAGGTGGTTGGAAAAGAAAAAATCACTACCCCTGCCGGTACCTGGACCTGTTGTGTCATCACTTATGACGCCAATTCCTCACTGGACGGGCCGGGGGACGGTGGCTCGGCATCCCAGCTTGGGGGCCGGGAATGGTTTGCGCCCGGTTTCGGCGTTGTTAAAACCCATCATCTTTCGCCGGGAGGCAAAAGCAAAGAACCCTACGGCACGCAGGTGCTCACCAAACTGACAAAATGA
- the tyrS gene encoding tyrosine--tRNA ligase, giving the protein MDLIKELRWRGMVQDIKPGTEEQLQKEMTTAYIGFDPTADSLHVGNLVPIMLLVHLQKAGHKPLALVGGATGMVGDPSFKAEERKMLDEETLLHNQRCIKAQLERFLDFDPARPNAAEMVNNYDWFKGITFLSFIRDVGKHITVNYMMAKDSVKKRLEGESGMSFTEFSYQMIQGYDFYHLYNTKNCKMQMGGSDQWGNIVTGTELVRRIGGGEAYAFTCPLIKKADGTKFGKSEKGNIWLDPKKTTPYEFYQFWLNAGDEDAVNYIKTFTFLDEATINALVEEHQQDPGKRVLQKRVAKEVTSFIHGEQEYEFAITTSQILFGNASVDVLKSLSEEQLLKVMAGVPQFEVTATDLAAGKDVVSFLADAGIFPSKGEARKTIQNGGVSMNGSKITAIDQPINNDALIIGKNILFQKGKKNYILVKVV; this is encoded by the coding sequence ATGGATTTGATTAAGGAATTGCGCTGGCGGGGAATGGTGCAGGATATTAAGCCGGGCACGGAGGAACAGTTGCAAAAGGAAATGACCACGGCTTATATCGGTTTTGACCCTACGGCAGACTCCCTTCACGTGGGCAACCTCGTTCCCATTATGCTGCTGGTGCACCTGCAGAAGGCGGGGCACAAACCCCTGGCTCTCGTAGGCGGCGCAACCGGTATGGTGGGCGACCCTTCCTTCAAGGCGGAAGAAAGAAAGATGCTCGACGAAGAAACGCTGCTGCATAACCAGCGCTGCATCAAAGCGCAGCTGGAAAGGTTCCTCGATTTCGACCCCGCCAGACCCAATGCGGCCGAAATGGTGAATAACTACGACTGGTTCAAGGGCATCACCTTCCTCAGCTTCATCCGCGACGTGGGCAAACACATCACGGTGAACTATATGATGGCGAAGGATTCGGTGAAAAAACGCCTCGAAGGCGAAAGCGGCATGTCGTTTACCGAGTTCTCCTACCAGATGATCCAGGGTTATGACTTCTACCATCTTTACAATACGAAGAACTGTAAAATGCAGATGGGCGGCTCCGACCAGTGGGGCAATATCGTAACCGGCACCGAGCTGGTGCGCCGCATCGGCGGCGGGGAAGCCTACGCTTTCACCTGCCCCCTGATCAAAAAGGCGGACGGTACCAAATTCGGCAAATCGGAGAAAGGCAACATCTGGCTCGACCCGAAAAAGACCACGCCCTACGAGTTTTACCAGTTCTGGCTGAATGCCGGCGACGAAGACGCGGTGAACTACATCAAAACCTTCACCTTCCTCGACGAAGCCACCATCAACGCCCTCGTGGAAGAACACCAGCAGGATCCCGGCAAACGCGTGCTCCAGAAACGGGTGGCTAAAGAAGTGACGAGCTTCATCCACGGCGAACAGGAATATGAGTTCGCCATCACCACCTCCCAGATCCTCTTCGGCAACGCCTCCGTGGACGTACTGAAATCGCTGTCTGAAGAGCAGCTGCTGAAGGTCATGGCCGGCGTGCCCCAGTTCGAAGTAACCGCCACCGACCTGGCCGCGGGTAAAGACGTGGTGAGTTTCCTGGCCGATGCGGGCATCTTCCCCAGCAAAGGCGAAGCCCGTAAAACCATCCAGAATGGCGGCGTAAGCATGAACGGCAGCAAAATCACCGCCATCGACCAGCCGATCAACAACGATGCGCTCATCATCGGGAAAAACATCCTCTTCCAGAAAGGGAAGAAAAACTATATCCTCGTGAAAGTGGTGTAA
- a CDS encoding rhodanese-like domain-containing protein produces MRITTTKLFGLTEISPEEVRQMLGKPGFVTIDNNPVSSFRRHHLPGARHLDPGDYSAEDLGADPNTTLVFYCSDALCGAGPYAAKRARNMGFEKVYVMTAGLSVWLRKGYPVEQGIKNGAVPE; encoded by the coding sequence ATGAGAATCACTACCACCAAGCTCTTCGGCCTTACGGAAATAAGCCCCGAAGAGGTGCGGCAGATGCTCGGTAAGCCCGGATTTGTCACCATCGATAACAACCCTGTTTCCTCCTTCCGCCGTCATCATCTCCCCGGGGCCAGGCACCTGGACCCGGGAGATTATTCCGCCGAGGACCTCGGCGCCGACCCCAACACCACGCTGGTGTTTTATTGCTCGGACGCGCTTTGCGGCGCGGGGCCCTATGCCGCCAAACGCGCGCGGAACATGGGCTTCGAAAAGGTGTATGTGATGACCGCCGGGCTGTCCGTCTGGCTGAGGAAGGGGTACCCGGTAGAGCAGGGCATAAAAAACGGCGCAGTACCGGAGTAA
- a CDS encoding amidohydrolase family protein — MKKVFSYILGLTACSLYAQAQETVYPARPQQGLVFLKNATIHVGNGQVINGGTIGFNGGKIIAVGANVAIPMDDVKVFDLQGQHVYPGLIAPESSLGLTEVESVRATNDYEEVGEINPSVRSIVSYNTDSKVIATLRTNGILLAHAVPQGGLISGSSSVVQLDAWNWEDAAYKTDNGIHFYMPRLMARSNPFGSSAAGPSNDAVKAAMAKIDEVKAFFRAAKGYLAEAKHSETNLKYEAVKGLFDRSQKLFIHCDLVKELIVATDIAKEFGFDVVIVGGTDAWLITDVLKKQNIPVVLAQPHSLPVMADDDVDQPYKTAAQLQKAGILFCISNEGFWQQRNLPFNAGTAGAYGLSKEEALSAVTLNPAKILGIADKTGSLEVGKDANIVVSTGDILDMKSSVITRAYIQGREVSLEDKHKQLYERYKYKYDLK; from the coding sequence ATGAAAAAAGTATTCAGCTATATATTGGGGCTCACCGCCTGCAGCCTGTACGCACAGGCCCAGGAAACGGTTTACCCCGCCAGGCCGCAGCAGGGCCTGGTGTTCCTGAAGAACGCCACCATTCACGTGGGCAACGGCCAGGTGATCAACGGCGGCACCATCGGTTTCAACGGCGGCAAGATCATTGCCGTGGGCGCCAACGTGGCCATCCCGATGGACGATGTAAAAGTATTCGACCTGCAGGGGCAGCACGTATACCCCGGCCTCATTGCGCCGGAAAGCAGCCTGGGCCTGACCGAGGTGGAAAGCGTACGAGCCACCAACGACTATGAAGAGGTAGGGGAGATCAATCCTTCCGTACGCTCCATCGTATCGTACAACACCGATTCCAAAGTGATCGCCACCCTGCGCACCAACGGCATTCTGCTGGCGCATGCGGTGCCGCAGGGCGGCCTCATCAGCGGCAGCTCTTCCGTGGTACAGCTAGATGCCTGGAACTGGGAAGACGCGGCGTATAAAACCGATAACGGCATTCATTTCTACATGCCCCGCCTGATGGCCCGCAGCAACCCCTTCGGCAGTTCCGCCGCAGGTCCCAGCAACGATGCCGTAAAAGCCGCCATGGCCAAGATAGACGAAGTCAAAGCGTTTTTCCGCGCGGCCAAAGGCTACCTGGCTGAAGCCAAACACAGCGAAACCAACCTGAAATACGAAGCCGTAAAAGGCCTGTTCGACCGCTCACAGAAACTCTTCATCCATTGCGACCTGGTGAAAGAGCTGATCGTAGCCACCGACATCGCCAAAGAATTCGGCTTCGACGTGGTGATCGTGGGCGGCACCGATGCCTGGCTCATTACCGATGTGCTGAAAAAACAGAACATCCCGGTAGTGCTGGCGCAGCCGCACAGCCTGCCCGTAATGGCCGACGATGATGTGGACCAGCCTTACAAAACCGCCGCCCAGTTACAGAAAGCCGGCATCCTGTTCTGCATCAGCAACGAAGGTTTCTGGCAGCAGCGCAACCTGCCCTTCAATGCAGGCACCGCAGGCGCCTATGGCCTGAGCAAAGAGGAGGCCCTGAGCGCCGTAACCCTCAACCCGGCCAAAATCCTGGGAATCGCCGACAAAACCGGTTCGCTGGAAGTAGGTAAAGACGCCAACATCGTGGTGAGCACCGGCGATATCCTCGATATGAAAAGCAGCGTGATCACCCGTGCCTACATCCAGGGCCGCGAGGTAAGCCTGGAAGACAAACACAAACAACTGTACGAAAGGTATAAATACAAGTACGACCTGAAGTAA
- a CDS encoding amidohydrolase family protein, with product MKPNLLQQKPQRYGSRLTHARYRSVLGAIGLLLAGLGASAQQTWPVNGVADPKEDCYAFTHATIVKDAQTTLNNATLVIRDGKITAVGASVAIPKDAVVIDCKGKFIYPSFVDIYSDYGMPAVQRRSFSGFGGGGGPQFLSNTKGAYGWNQAIKSEVNAVQLFTVDDTKAKSLREQGFGAVLTHQNDGIARGTGALVSLAAERENKTVLLPKASAHYSFDKGSSTQDYPSSLMGVIALLRQQYLDAQWYKSGPTKEGLNLSLQAWNDNQSLVQIFDAGDKWNALRADKIGDEFGVQYVIKAGGNEYQRIPEIAATKAAYILSLNFPQATDVEDPNDARFVALSDMKHWELAPTAAGAFEKANIPFCLSAADLKDAKSFLANLRKAIEYGLSEQKALEALTKTPATLIKAYDKVGSLDAGKIANFLVTSGPVFAENTIIHQNWVQGNKYALKEDGWKDLRGSYVISFNNVNYPVEIKGTPASLSLSNKDSIAGKIEVDGQLVKMVVNNSKDGKQQLRLSGVIGSDNTWSGSGSNEAGVYSNWTATFSKPFVAKADTAKKKTAPELGKVYYPFVGYGYETLPKQEDILIRNATVWTNEKEGKLEGADVLVRNGKIAQIGKGLSAGNARVVDGTGKHLTPGILDEHSHIAISRGVNEGTQSVTSEVRIADVVNPDDVNIYRQLSGGVTSSHLLHGSANTIGGQSQLIKLRWGANAEQLKFQNWDGFIKFALGENVKQSNWGAAQRVRFPQTRMGVEQVLADAFTRARDYEKAGANKRRDLELDALVEILNKKRFITCHSYVQSEINMLLKTGDRFGFKVNTFTHILEGYKVADKMKAHGAGASTFADWWAYKMEVVDAIPQNAAIMQRVGLTVAINSDDAEMARRLNQEAAKSVKYGAVNEEDALKMVTLNPAQLLHVADRIGSIKTGKDADLVLWSDHPLSIYAKAEKTMVDGIIYFDREKDLELRSRIAAERNRLIGKMLGDKKKGLPTQKATPSREEIYHCEDLHAGHQHHILHDAEQGTNNQ from the coding sequence ATGAAACCAAATTTGTTACAACAGAAGCCGCAACGCTACGGCTCCCGGTTAACCCATGCACGGTACCGTTCCGTATTGGGCGCCATCGGGCTGCTGCTGGCCGGCCTCGGCGCCAGCGCCCAGCAAACCTGGCCCGTGAACGGCGTGGCGGATCCGAAAGAAGACTGCTATGCTTTTACCCATGCGACCATTGTAAAAGACGCGCAAACCACCCTCAACAACGCTACCCTCGTTATCCGCGACGGTAAAATCACCGCGGTAGGCGCTTCCGTGGCCATCCCGAAAGACGCCGTGGTGATCGACTGCAAGGGCAAGTTCATTTATCCTTCGTTTGTGGACATTTACAGCGACTATGGCATGCCCGCCGTGCAGCGCCGCTCATTCAGCGGTTTCGGCGGCGGGGGCGGCCCGCAGTTCCTGTCGAACACCAAGGGCGCCTATGGCTGGAACCAGGCCATCAAAAGCGAAGTGAACGCCGTACAGTTATTTACGGTGGATGATACAAAAGCCAAATCCCTCCGCGAGCAGGGCTTCGGCGCCGTGCTCACGCACCAGAACGACGGTATCGCCCGCGGTACCGGCGCACTGGTAAGCCTGGCGGCGGAAAGGGAGAATAAAACCGTGCTGCTGCCCAAAGCCTCCGCACATTATTCTTTCGATAAAGGCTCTTCCACGCAGGATTATCCTTCTTCCCTCATGGGCGTGATCGCCCTGCTCCGCCAGCAGTACCTGGATGCGCAGTGGTATAAATCCGGCCCCACCAAAGAAGGGCTGAACCTCAGCCTCCAGGCCTGGAACGATAACCAGTCGCTCGTGCAGATATTCGATGCGGGCGACAAATGGAACGCCCTGCGCGCCGACAAGATCGGTGACGAGTTCGGCGTACAGTATGTGATCAAGGCGGGCGGCAACGAATACCAGCGTATACCGGAAATTGCCGCCACCAAAGCAGCTTACATCCTGTCCCTCAACTTCCCGCAGGCAACCGATGTGGAAGACCCGAACGACGCGCGTTTTGTAGCGCTGTCGGACATGAAACACTGGGAACTGGCGCCCACCGCCGCCGGCGCTTTCGAGAAAGCGAACATTCCTTTCTGCCTGTCCGCCGCCGACCTGAAGGATGCCAAATCCTTCCTGGCCAACCTGCGCAAGGCGATCGAATACGGCCTCTCCGAACAGAAAGCGCTCGAAGCGCTCACCAAAACGCCGGCGACGCTGATCAAGGCGTACGATAAAGTGGGCAGTCTCGATGCCGGTAAAATCGCCAACTTCCTGGTGACCTCGGGCCCCGTGTTCGCGGAAAACACCATCATCCACCAGAACTGGGTGCAGGGCAATAAATACGCGCTGAAAGAAGACGGCTGGAAAGACCTTCGCGGTTCCTACGTGATCAGCTTCAACAACGTGAATTACCCGGTGGAGATCAAAGGCACCCCGGCCTCCCTCAGCCTGAGCAACAAAGACAGCATTGCCGGTAAAATCGAGGTGGACGGTCAGCTGGTGAAAATGGTCGTTAATAACTCCAAAGACGGTAAGCAGCAGCTCCGCCTCAGCGGCGTGATCGGCTCCGATAATACCTGGAGCGGCTCCGGTAGTAATGAAGCGGGCGTGTACAGCAACTGGACCGCCACGTTCTCGAAACCCTTCGTTGCCAAAGCAGACACCGCCAAAAAGAAAACCGCTCCCGAACTGGGCAAAGTATATTATCCTTTCGTGGGCTACGGCTATGAGACCCTGCCCAAGCAGGAAGACATTCTTATCCGCAACGCCACCGTATGGACGAATGAAAAAGAAGGCAAGCTCGAAGGCGCCGATGTACTGGTACGCAACGGCAAGATCGCGCAGATCGGCAAAGGCCTCAGCGCCGGCAACGCCCGCGTGGTAGATGGTACCGGCAAACACCTCACGCCCGGCATCCTCGACGAGCACTCCCACATCGCGATTTCCCGCGGCGTGAACGAGGGCACCCAGTCGGTAACCTCCGAAGTGCGTATAGCCGACGTCGTGAATCCCGACGATGTGAACATCTATCGCCAGCTGAGCGGCGGCGTTACCTCCTCGCACCTGCTGCACGGTTCCGCCAACACCATCGGCGGCCAGAGCCAGCTGATCAAACTGCGCTGGGGCGCCAATGCGGAGCAGCTGAAGTTCCAGAACTGGGACGGCTTCATCAAGTTCGCGCTGGGTGAAAACGTAAAACAATCCAACTGGGGCGCCGCGCAACGCGTGCGTTTCCCGCAGACGCGCATGGGCGTTGAACAGGTGCTGGCGGATGCCTTCACCCGCGCCCGCGACTACGAAAAGGCAGGCGCCAATAAACGCCGCGACCTCGAACTGGACGCACTCGTGGAAATCCTGAACAAAAAACGTTTCATCACCTGTCACTCCTATGTGCAGAGCGAAATCAACATGCTGCTCAAAACCGGCGACCGCTTCGGGTTCAAGGTGAACACCTTCACCCACATCCTGGAAGGGTATAAAGTGGCCGACAAGATGAAAGCGCATGGTGCAGGCGCGTCTACGTTCGCCGACTGGTGGGCGTACAAAATGGAAGTGGTGGACGCCATCCCCCAGAACGCCGCCATCATGCAGCGTGTAGGGCTTACCGTGGCCATCAACTCCGACGATGCCGAAATGGCCCGCCGCCTCAACCAGGAAGCCGCCAAGAGCGTGAAGTATGGTGCGGTGAATGAAGAAGACGCCCTCAAGATGGTAACCCTCAATCCTGCCCAGCTGCTGCATGTGGCCGACCGCATCGGCAGTATCAAAACCGGGAAGGACGCAGACCTCGTGCTGTGGAGCGATCATCCGCTGAGCATCTACGCCAAAGCCGAAAAAACCATGGTAGACGGTATCATCTATTTCGACCGCGAAAAAGACCTGGAGCTGCGCAGCCGCATCGCCGCAGAGCGTAACCGCCTGATCGGCAAAATGCTCGGCGACAAGAAAAAAGGCCTGCCCACGCAGAAAGCAACGCCCAGCCGCGAGGAAATATATCATTGCGAAGACCTGCACGCCGGCCACCAGCACCACATTCTGCACGACGCGGAGCAGGGAACGAATAACCAGTAA